The following are from one region of the Streptomyces fradiae genome:
- a CDS encoding rhodanese-like domain-containing protein, with the protein MGLPEDHLIPLVDEGLGNSAYLVDLGDGRALAVDACRDLRALYAAAERRGLAVAYAADTHLHADFLSGAVQLGHDQGATILASAAGNRAFDHQGLVDGDEIDLGGLTLRALATPGHTDEHLSFLLLDGRTELGVFTGGSLIVNSAARTDLLGPERTEGLARAQYRSLRRLTELPDSTAVWPTHGAGSFCSAPPGSERTSTVGAEQRANPLLAAPDEDTFVRLLTASLGSYPAYFDRLGEANRRGPGIVAGTPPLTGLSVGQVRAVLADGGHVVDVRPAADYAAGHIPGSLSIPLRGQFATWLGWLLPDTAPLVFVTADGQDLSEIVWQSYKIGYERLAGRLDGGLPAWAAAGHPLTSTVFVTAARTDRRPYVDVRQESEFAAGYVPGAVNIELGGLARGAADAPEGAIVACGHGERAMTAASLLERAGHTDVAVLDGGPADYAAAHGEQLAQGTEDTRP; encoded by the coding sequence ATGGGTCTCCCCGAAGATCATCTGATCCCCCTGGTCGACGAAGGGCTCGGCAACAGCGCCTACCTCGTCGACCTGGGCGACGGCCGCGCCCTCGCCGTCGACGCGTGCCGTGACCTGCGCGCCCTGTACGCCGCCGCCGAGCGGCGCGGTCTGGCCGTGGCGTACGCCGCCGACACGCATCTGCACGCCGACTTCCTCTCCGGCGCCGTCCAGCTCGGCCACGATCAGGGCGCCACGATCCTCGCCTCGGCCGCCGGCAACCGCGCCTTCGACCACCAGGGCCTCGTCGACGGCGACGAAATCGACCTCGGCGGGCTCACCCTGCGGGCACTCGCCACCCCCGGCCACACCGACGAACACCTCTCCTTCCTGCTGCTGGACGGCCGGACCGAACTGGGCGTCTTCACCGGTGGGTCGCTGATCGTGAACTCCGCCGCCCGCACCGACCTCCTCGGCCCCGAGCGGACCGAGGGACTCGCCCGGGCCCAGTACCGGTCCCTGCGCCGGCTCACCGAACTGCCCGACAGCACCGCGGTATGGCCCACGCACGGCGCCGGCTCCTTCTGCTCGGCCCCACCGGGCAGCGAACGCACCTCCACCGTCGGCGCCGAGCAGCGGGCCAACCCGTTGCTCGCCGCACCCGACGAGGACACGTTCGTGCGCCTGCTCACCGCGAGCCTGGGCAGCTACCCCGCATACTTCGACCGGCTCGGCGAGGCCAACCGGCGCGGCCCCGGCATCGTCGCCGGCACCCCGCCGCTGACCGGGCTCTCCGTCGGACAGGTCCGCGCCGTCCTGGCGGACGGCGGCCACGTCGTCGACGTACGCCCGGCCGCCGACTACGCCGCCGGCCACATCCCCGGGTCGCTCTCCATCCCCCTCCGGGGCCAGTTCGCAACCTGGCTCGGCTGGCTCCTGCCCGACACCGCCCCGCTCGTCTTCGTCACCGCCGACGGCCAGGACCTGAGCGAGATCGTCTGGCAGTCGTACAAGATCGGCTACGAGCGCCTCGCCGGCCGGCTCGACGGCGGTCTGCCCGCCTGGGCCGCTGCCGGCCACCCGCTGACCTCCACCGTCTTCGTCACCGCCGCCAGGACGGACCGCCGTCCCTACGTCGACGTGCGGCAGGAGTCGGAGTTCGCCGCCGGCTACGTCCCCGGCGCAGTCAACATCGAACTCGGCGGCCTCGCCCGCGGAGCCGCGGACGCCCCCGAGGGCGCGATCGTGGCATGCGGGCACGGCGAGCGCGCCATGACCGCCGCCAGCCTTCTCGAACGCGCCGGCCACACCGACGTCGCCGTCCTCGACGGCGGACCGGCCGACTACGCCGCCGCCCACGGCGAGCAGCTGGCGCAGGGCACGGAGGACACCCGCCCGTGA
- a CDS encoding MFS transporter, with product MKTAPTSTAPTDASGRPVRLGLRENRLQFTLLVIVNLCVGGLVGLERTTVPLIGSETFGLTSDLAVFSFIIAFGVTKAFTNLAAGALTARFRRKQLLVAGWLIGVPVPFALAWAPSWGWIVAANVLLGLNQGLTWSMTVNMKIDLVGPARRGLATGLNEAAGYTAVGVTALVTGYLATSYGLRPVPELIGVVFVAAGLALSLVVRDTAAHVALELAHHAKPVPSGEDTGLKATFARTSWRNRSLRGASQAGLINNLNDGLTWGVFPLLFTDHGLGLAAVGLIKGLYPILWGIGQIPTGHLADRIGRKPLIVYGMLVQSGGFVLALALLDRPLLAGILSAVALGLGTAMVYPALIASVSDHAHPAWRANALGTYRFWRDIGYAAGALVAGILADLLGLNATVLAAAVLTAASGLLAARWITEHATS from the coding sequence GTGAAGACCGCCCCCACCTCGACGGCACCGACGGACGCCTCCGGCCGTCCGGTACGCCTCGGCCTGCGCGAGAACCGGCTTCAGTTCACCCTGCTCGTCATCGTCAACCTCTGCGTCGGCGGCCTGGTCGGCCTGGAGCGCACCACCGTTCCGCTCATCGGATCCGAGACGTTCGGCCTGACCAGCGACCTGGCCGTGTTCTCCTTCATCATCGCCTTCGGCGTCACCAAGGCGTTCACCAACCTCGCCGCCGGGGCACTCACCGCCCGCTTCCGCCGCAAGCAGCTGCTGGTGGCCGGCTGGCTGATCGGCGTCCCCGTCCCCTTCGCACTCGCATGGGCGCCCTCCTGGGGCTGGATCGTCGCCGCCAACGTCCTGCTCGGCCTCAACCAGGGCCTGACCTGGTCGATGACCGTCAACATGAAGATCGACCTCGTCGGTCCCGCACGACGGGGGCTCGCCACCGGGCTGAACGAGGCCGCCGGCTACACCGCCGTCGGTGTCACCGCCCTGGTCACCGGCTACCTCGCCACCAGTTACGGCCTGCGCCCCGTCCCCGAGCTCATCGGCGTCGTCTTCGTCGCCGCCGGCCTCGCACTGTCCCTCGTCGTCCGCGACACGGCCGCCCACGTCGCCCTGGAACTCGCCCACCACGCCAAGCCGGTCCCCAGCGGCGAGGACACCGGCCTGAAGGCCACCTTCGCCCGCACCTCCTGGCGCAACCGCTCCCTGCGCGGCGCCAGCCAGGCCGGGCTGATCAACAACCTCAACGACGGTCTCACCTGGGGCGTCTTCCCGCTCCTCTTCACCGATCACGGCCTCGGGCTCGCCGCCGTCGGTCTGATCAAGGGCCTCTACCCCATCCTGTGGGGCATCGGCCAGATACCCACCGGCCATCTCGCCGACCGCATCGGCCGCAAGCCGCTGATCGTCTACGGGATGCTCGTCCAGTCCGGCGGCTTCGTCCTCGCCCTCGCTCTCCTCGACCGCCCGCTGCTCGCCGGAATCCTGTCCGCCGTCGCACTCGGCCTGGGTACCGCCATGGTCTACCCGGCCCTCATCGCGTCCGTCTCCGACCACGCCCACCCGGCCTGGCGCGCCAACGCCCTGGGCACGTACCGGTTCTGGCGGGACATCGGCTACGCCGCCGGCGCTCTCGTCGCCGGCATTCTCGCCGACCTTCTCGGCCTGAACGCCACCGTGCTCGCCGCCGCCGTCCTCACCGCCGCCTCCGGACTCCTCGCCGCCCGCTGGATCACCGAGCACGCGACGTCATGA
- a CDS encoding GntR family transcriptional regulator: MEPRATGTPETDSTAPVNGGGWLRDQVCEGLRDRIITGRLKPGDRLVERDVAEDFGVSRVPVREAIRILIGEGFLQAVSQRRIVVREMTRQDVENLFDMREALEVLAVRRASERRTAAELDTLARLLVEARAATDTGRPEQLSRANTAFHAHIVRISRNELLTTTLESLEGRLRWLFQQVDDPGPLWEEHRLLYEAIGAGDADAAADLALRHVRHYREVALRLLFTE; the protein is encoded by the coding sequence ATGGAACCACGGGCGACCGGGACACCGGAGACCGACTCCACCGCACCCGTCAACGGCGGCGGCTGGCTCCGCGACCAGGTCTGCGAAGGGCTGCGCGACCGCATCATCACCGGACGGCTCAAGCCCGGCGACCGGCTGGTCGAGCGGGACGTCGCCGAGGACTTCGGCGTCTCCCGGGTCCCCGTCCGCGAGGCCATCCGCATCCTCATCGGCGAGGGCTTCCTCCAGGCCGTCTCCCAGCGCCGCATCGTCGTCCGCGAGATGACCCGCCAGGACGTCGAGAACCTCTTCGACATGCGCGAGGCCCTGGAGGTGCTCGCCGTCCGCCGCGCCTCCGAGCGGCGCACCGCCGCCGAACTCGACACCCTCGCCCGGCTCCTCGTGGAGGCCCGCGCCGCCACCGACACCGGCCGCCCCGAGCAGCTCTCCCGCGCCAACACCGCCTTCCACGCCCACATCGTGCGCATCTCGCGCAACGAACTCCTCACCACCACCCTCGAATCCCTCGAAGGCCGGCTGCGCTGGCTGTTCCAGCAGGTCGACGACCCCGGCCCGCTGTGGGAGGAGCACCGCCTCCTGTACGAGGCGATCGGCGCGGGCGACGCCGACGCGGCGGCCGACCTCGCCCTGCGCCACGTCCGCCACTACCGCGAGGTCGCGCTGCGCCTGCTCTTCACGGAGTAG
- a CDS encoding response regulator has product MSHPGTGDIKVLIADDQVMVRQGFTVLLNAEPGITVVGQAVDGADAIAKAAELAPDVVLMDIRMPGTGGIEATRVLTADADATVKVLVLTTFDLDEYVYEALRAGAAGFLLKDASAEELADAVRVVARGDALLAPNVTKRLIAEFSRLSAAAPRAPLMDRVGALTERETEVLTLIAHGLSNAEIAARLVVAEQTVKTYVSRILTKLSLRDRTQAAVHAYETGLVRPGGAR; this is encoded by the coding sequence ATGAGCCACCCCGGCACCGGAGACATCAAGGTGCTCATCGCCGACGACCAGGTCATGGTCCGGCAGGGCTTCACCGTGCTCCTGAACGCCGAGCCCGGGATCACCGTCGTCGGACAGGCCGTCGACGGCGCCGACGCCATCGCCAAGGCCGCCGAACTCGCCCCCGACGTCGTCCTGATGGACATCCGGATGCCCGGCACCGGCGGCATCGAGGCCACCCGCGTCCTCACCGCCGACGCCGACGCCACCGTCAAGGTGCTCGTCCTCACCACCTTCGACCTCGACGAGTACGTGTACGAGGCGCTGCGCGCCGGCGCCGCCGGGTTCCTGCTCAAGGACGCCTCGGCCGAGGAACTCGCCGACGCGGTACGGGTGGTGGCCCGCGGCGACGCGCTGCTCGCACCCAACGTCACCAAGCGGCTGATCGCCGAGTTCTCCCGGCTGAGCGCCGCCGCCCCCCGCGCCCCGCTGATGGACCGGGTGGGCGCCCTGACGGAGCGCGAGACGGAGGTGCTCACACTCATCGCGCACGGGCTTTCCAATGCGGAGATAGCCGCCCGCCTGGTGGTCGCCGAGCAGACCGTGAAGACCTATGTGAGCCGCATTCTCACCAAGCTGTCACTGCGCGACCGCACCCAGGCCGCCGTGCACGCCTACGAGACGGGCCTGGTCCGCCCCGGCGGCGCCCGCTGA
- a CDS encoding ArsR/SmtB family transcription factor produces MRDATTSGTKAALYEAFAASGKALASGKRLELLDLLAQGERTVDALAKTAGLNLTTASAHLQTLKQAGLVATRREGVRIHYRLAGDDVARLFTLLRKVAETHQAAVPAARDAYLGEDGAAEVTHEELLARVEAGDVVVLDVRPVEEYLAGHIPGAVSLPVAELADRLGELPEEREVVVYCRGEYCALAYDAVRLLTDHGRRAVRLNDGMLEWRLADLPVQAGATG; encoded by the coding sequence ATGCGGGATGCCACCACAAGCGGCACGAAGGCCGCCCTCTACGAGGCGTTCGCCGCCAGTGGCAAGGCGCTGGCCAGCGGCAAGCGGCTGGAGCTGCTCGATCTGCTCGCCCAGGGCGAGCGCACCGTGGACGCCCTGGCGAAGACCGCCGGGCTGAACCTGACCACCGCGTCGGCGCACCTGCAGACCCTCAAGCAGGCCGGTCTCGTCGCCACCCGCCGCGAGGGGGTGCGGATCCACTACCGGCTCGCGGGTGACGACGTCGCCCGGCTCTTCACCTTGCTGCGCAAGGTGGCCGAGACCCACCAGGCCGCCGTCCCCGCCGCCCGGGACGCCTATCTGGGCGAGGACGGGGCCGCGGAGGTCACCCACGAGGAGCTCCTGGCCCGGGTCGAGGCCGGCGATGTGGTGGTGCTCGATGTACGGCCGGTCGAGGAGTACCTCGCCGGCCACATCCCCGGCGCGGTCTCCCTCCCCGTCGCGGAACTGGCCGACCGCCTCGGCGAGCTGCCCGAGGAGAGGGAGGTCGTCGTCTACTGCCGCGGCGAGTACTGCGCGCTCGCCTACGACGCCGTACGCCTGCTCACCGACCACGGCCGACGGGCGGTCCGGCTCAACGACGGCATGCTCGAATGGCGCCTGGCCGACCTTCCCGTGCAAGCCGGCGCGACAGGGTGA
- a CDS encoding VWA domain-containing protein, which translates to MITRKRLATGACALLAALTVGLLPATATSAAADAGPVAADTVKEPPKVELVLDVSGSMRARDIDGQSRMAAAKQAFNEVLDAVPQEVRLGIRTLGADYPGNDRQRGCKDTRALYPVGPLDRTEAKTAVATLAPTGWTPIGPALLGAADDLKGGEATKRIVLITDGEDTCAPLDPCEVARDIAAKGIHLVIDTLGLVPDVKTRRQLICIAEATGGTYTSVHRTEELSGRVRQLVDRAADPVVTPVATNGAERCADAPVLKPGLYTDRQGFGQHRWYRVDVLPGQELRASVSVSADRAVNNDYGVLLRAVTPHGREIVRGSEAGDGRTDVISTGLRYPTKEDEEALDDDTKSAAETVCLQVSNSFSAPPSVKTTPGMPVELAVDVVDGPGSASDVAAFGLGRGWWLLGALALAGFLGGLIWGWLSRWRFAVWRTH; encoded by the coding sequence ATGATCACGAGAAAACGGCTGGCGACCGGAGCCTGTGCGCTGCTCGCCGCCCTGACCGTCGGACTCCTTCCGGCCACCGCGACCAGCGCCGCCGCAGACGCGGGCCCGGTGGCCGCGGACACCGTCAAGGAGCCCCCCAAGGTCGAGCTGGTGCTCGACGTCAGCGGCTCGATGCGCGCCCGCGACATCGACGGGCAGTCCCGGATGGCCGCCGCCAAGCAGGCCTTCAACGAGGTCCTGGACGCGGTGCCGCAGGAGGTACGGCTGGGCATCCGTACCCTCGGCGCCGACTACCCGGGCAATGACCGCCAGCGCGGCTGCAAGGACACCCGGGCGCTCTACCCGGTCGGCCCGCTCGACCGCACCGAGGCCAAGACCGCCGTCGCCACCCTCGCCCCCACCGGATGGACGCCGATCGGCCCGGCGCTGCTCGGCGCGGCCGACGACCTCAAGGGCGGTGAGGCGACCAAGCGGATCGTGCTCATCACGGACGGCGAGGACACCTGCGCCCCGCTCGACCCGTGCGAGGTGGCCCGTGACATCGCCGCCAAGGGCATCCACCTGGTCATCGACACCCTCGGCCTCGTCCCGGACGTCAAGACCCGCCGTCAGCTGATATGCATCGCCGAGGCCACCGGCGGCACCTACACCTCCGTGCACCGCACCGAGGAGCTGTCCGGCCGCGTGCGCCAGCTCGTCGACCGCGCCGCCGACCCGGTGGTGACGCCGGTCGCCACCAACGGCGCCGAGCGCTGTGCCGACGCGCCTGTCCTCAAGCCCGGTCTCTACACCGACCGGCAGGGCTTCGGCCAGCACCGCTGGTACCGGGTCGACGTGCTGCCCGGTCAGGAACTGCGCGCCTCGGTCAGCGTCTCCGCCGACCGGGCCGTGAACAACGACTACGGCGTACTGCTGCGGGCCGTCACCCCGCACGGCCGGGAGATCGTGCGCGGCTCCGAGGCCGGCGACGGCCGCACCGACGTCATCTCGACCGGTCTGCGCTACCCGACGAAGGAGGACGAGGAGGCGTTGGACGACGACACCAAGTCCGCGGCCGAGACCGTCTGCCTCCAGGTCAGCAACTCCTTCTCCGCTCCCCCGTCGGTGAAGACCACCCCGGGCATGCCGGTCGAGCTGGCGGTCGACGTCGTCGACGGTCCCGGCTCCGCCTCCGACGTCGCCGCCTTCGGCCTCGGCCGCGGCTGGTGGCTGCTCGGCGCCCTGGCCCTCGCCGGCTTCCTCGGCGGTCTGATCTGGGGCTGGCTGTCCCGCTGGCGCTTCGCTGTCTGGAGGACCCACTGA